GCTTCGATTAGAGTGCCTCCTTCGGCCAGCTTTCCCGAAGTAAATGCGTCTTGGATAAGCTTCTTTCCCAATCTATCCTTGATGCTTCCTCCCGGGTTTCTCATTTCCAGCTTTGCGTATAGATTTACCCCTTTAGGCAATGGGAAGTTTGTTACATGGAACAATGGCGTTCTTCCAATTAACTCAGTAATGTCCGAGATCACGGCCACCTGCATCTCCTCCTTCACAAATTAACAGGGAGAAAAGAGGAAGCCCTCCCTCTCCTTATAATTGCTCAAGCATTCTTTTTACGAGCTGAGTAGAATTTGCTGCGGCGGTTTCTAAAAATTGTTCGAATGAAATTTCCGATTCTTTCCCGGCGATATCAGATAACGACCGAATAACGACAAATGGCGTTTTAAATTGGCAGCACACCTGTGCAACAGCAGCCGCTTCCATCTCTACAGCATACAAATCTGGGAATTTGCTGCGAATAAAGTTTACACGTTCAGGATCATTCATAAATGAATCGCCTGTCGCAATTGTACCTTTAACCACTTGTAACGGCTTTAGTGTTTCTGCTCCTTTTTCCGCCAACATAATAAGCCGGTCATCTGCTGCAAAAGCTGCCGGCATCCCGGGAACCTGGCCGTACTCATAGTTAAACACAGTGACATCCACGTCATGATGCCGCACATCACTTGAAATAATAACGTCCCCTACATTCAGTGTATGGTGAAACCCTCCGGCTGAGCCTGTGTTAATAACAAAATCCGGCTGATAATGATCAAGCAAAAGTGTAGTGCTCACTGCCGCATTCACCTTACCGATACCAGATTTTAACAGGACAACCTCTTTATCTTGGTAACGCCCGCTCGTAAACTCATATCCTGTTAACACTTCCTGCTTCGTGAATTTAAGACTGTCTCTAAGAATAGAAACCTCTTCCTCCATTGCTCCAATAACCGCTATTTTCATATATTTCATCCTTTCTTGGCATACATTACTAGTTTATTTACGACATCTTTTTCTATATGTACGGAAAAAACCGATGCGTTTCGCATCAGTTTTTTAAGATTTTAATTTTTCAACCTTAGTCGGCTTCCATCCATTCCCGTCTTCCCATGTGATTTCAACCTTATATTTTTCTCCACTTTCTTTATCTTTAATTGTTCCTTTTGCGTCCTGAGGTCCGCCGTTATTCCCTAGCCATACAACGGTCATTTTATCCTCAGATACTCCTGTTGCATACGACATCGCTTTCAGCATTTCTGCCCAATCCTTTGAACTATCGTCATACGTTGCTACGTGATCGCCAGTCTGCTCGGTCCCTACCGCTTTCCACTCCGGATTCACGATCGTCTGCTCAACATCAGAAGAAGATCCGCCTTCGGTAACTTTTGCTCCGGCAAACGGGTCATCACTGTCTGATTTATCGCTGTTGCCTTCATCGTTATCTTTATCAGCTTGATCATCTTGATCATTTGCTGTCTCGTTTGAATCATCGTTTGAGCCTGGATCTTCTCCGCCAGACTGATTCTTATCATCCGATGCAGGTGCACTTGATTCATTTTCTTGATTGGTGGTTGCCTGCTCATTTGAAGGTGGATTCCTTAAAAGCTGTGAAGCAACCAAAACAATTAATATCGCAACAATTCCAATTAATATGTTAAGGACAAAATTTGCTTTTCTCCGCTTATCTTGTTTCTCATAGCGGGATGAACGATTTTCTTCCAATTTCGTATACACTCCTTTTCCCTCTTGCCTTACACCTTATTCTATCATTTATAAACAAGTAGTTCTATTTCTGCCCATTTTCAATTTCATAAACCTTTTTAACATAGTCATAGTACACAGGGTTAGTTGCCGCTTGTTCACTTGTAGTATCCATATGAACGACAACTAGGGCATATTTGGGCTGGTCGGCAGGAAAATAGCCGGCAAACCACTTATGGTATAACTTTTTCCCCTGATCATTCTTCAAGCCGGTTTCAGCGGTACCCGATTTTCCGGCAACCTGATACGGAAGATCTTGAAACCTTCTACCCGTGCCATTTTCTGAAGTAACCACCTGCCTAAGGAGCTTTTGCATTTTTTGGACGGTGTAACGATCGAGCTGTTTCCCCGGCATTTTTTGCTCCTTGAATGTATACATCGTCGTATTATTTTTATAGTTTATTTTCTCAACTAGGCGAATTTGTTCTTTTTCCCCGCCTCTTGCAATCGTTGCCATCATATTTGCCGCTTGAAGAGGTGTGATTTTGACATCCTTTTGGCCAATAGCCGTTTGATCAATGGCTTTTTTAATTCGTTTGTCATTTTCGTCTTTCCAAATCATGCTTTTCGGCTCGTTGTACAATTGCCTGAAATTTTCCTGATGATAAAGAGTTCCTTCCCATCCAACATTTTGTGTCAGTGTCAGCTTTTCCGCCATATCCTCAATCGCATCCTGATTGCGGGTTGTCATTTCTTCAGCAAGCTGTGTAAACGTATAATTACAGCTCTCGGCAAAGCTTTCTTCAAAGGAGAGCCTTCCTTTATCGTCGCCTTGCTCTCCGTACAGGTTCAAATTGCAATCGTACGTCTTTGATGGCTGATCGAGCCCGTTTTCAATAGCTGCAGCGGCAATCACTGTTTTAAATACAGAGCCGGGATAAACAGGGGAGAGCATAAGATTTTGCATTGTCATTTGATCAGACATGTTCACATCCGGCTTACTGGCCATTGCCGCGATACTGCTATTTTCAATATCAACCAGGACTGCGCCCCCTTTCGTCAATTGATAGTCTCTTAGTACTGCTTCCAGTGATTCCTGCAGCTTTTTATTCAGTGTCGTCTGAATTTTCAGCGGATAAAAGGCATTGGCTTCCGCACTATATTTGACGTCCATACCGAACAAAGGGTTTCCTTTTCCGTCAACATGATATAAAAGCTTCGTTTCGGTTTCAGGGAGCAAAAATTCGTCAAATGTCCGTTCCAAGCCGCTAGTACCTACTTCCGTTCGAATGGACAAATCTTTTTTGTCCGGGTATTTAGCCCTCAGCAGTCCAGGATCTTCATTTGTGACTCCTAATGCATGCATCGCAAGCCTTTCGTTTATTTTTTCTTCCATATATACACCATATATGCCGACAGCCTTTAAGTTATTTATATCTTTAATGGACTGATCGGTAATCTTTTCTTCTAGAACGACAGGCTTTTTTGCATCTGACAACAGGTCATTCAGCCTGTTTTCATCGATGTGAAGAATCTCAGAAGCTTGCCGGATCAGGTCGGGCTGATCTTTGATAAAAGGAAAAGCTATGACAGCAGGCTTTTCTTTTATAGATAGAGATTCACCATTTCTATCTATAAAGGATCCCCTTCCGTCTGAAATTACGACTTCTTCTGTTCGCTGCCTGACGCTTTCCTGCAACAAATTCACCTTCAGCTTGGAAAAGGATTCAGTCGAAATTAACTGGATATCGATCAATCTATAGATAAGAATGAGAAAGAACAATATGAAAACAATCAAAACCAGCTTTACTCGATTAAACGATTTCATACAAAAACACCTCATCCACATTGTGGACGAGGCTAAGCGATCATAAACCCTTTAAGAGATTTTTATGATTTTAACAAACATTTCTCCGCCTGGAGTTTGAACCGTCACCTGATCGCTCACTTGCTTTCCGAGCAGGCTTTTGGCAATTGGTGAATCGTTCGAGATTTTGCCCTCAAACGGATCTGCTTCCGCACTTCCTACGATGGTATACGATTCTTCTTCTCCATCCGGTAATTCTACGAATGTTACCGTTTTACCGAGACCGACTATATTTGAATTTGTCACATCATCCTCAATGATTCTCGCATTGCGGATCATGTTTTCCAAAGTAGTAATTCGTCCTTCTACAAATGCTTGTTCTTCTTTTGCGGAATCGTACTCAGAGTTTTCGGAAAGGTCTCCAAAGCTCCGTGCTACTTTTATTCGTTCCACAACTTCTTTACGTTTCACTGTTTTTAAATATTCAAGCTCTTGTTCGAGCTTTTGTTTTCCTTCTTCTGTCATAGGAT
This window of the Bacillus gobiensis genome carries:
- the greA gene encoding transcription elongation factor GreA gives rise to the protein MAQEKEYPMTEEGKQKLEQELEYLKTVKRKEVVERIKVARSFGDLSENSEYDSAKEEQAFVEGRITTLENMIRNARIIEDDVTNSNIVGLGKTVTFVELPDGEEESYTIVGSAEADPFEGKISNDSPIAKSLLGKQVSDQVTVQTPGGEMFVKIIKIS
- a CDS encoding peptidoglycan D,D-transpeptidase FtsI family protein; translated protein: MKSFNRVKLVLIVFILFFLILIYRLIDIQLISTESFSKLKVNLLQESVRQRTEEVVISDGRGSFIDRNGESLSIKEKPAVIAFPFIKDQPDLIRQASEILHIDENRLNDLLSDAKKPVVLEEKITDQSIKDINNLKAVGIYGVYMEEKINERLAMHALGVTNEDPGLLRAKYPDKKDLSIRTEVGTSGLERTFDEFLLPETETKLLYHVDGKGNPLFGMDVKYSAEANAFYPLKIQTTLNKKLQESLEAVLRDYQLTKGGAVLVDIENSSIAAMASKPDVNMSDQMTMQNLMLSPVYPGSVFKTVIAAAAIENGLDQPSKTYDCNLNLYGEQGDDKGRLSFEESFAESCNYTFTQLAEEMTTRNQDAIEDMAEKLTLTQNVGWEGTLYHQENFRQLYNEPKSMIWKDENDKRIKKAIDQTAIGQKDVKITPLQAANMMATIARGGEKEQIRLVEKINYKNNTTMYTFKEQKMPGKQLDRYTVQKMQKLLRQVVTSENGTGRRFQDLPYQVAGKSGTAETGLKNDQGKKLYHKWFAGYFPADQPKYALVVVHMDTTSEQAATNPVYYDYVKKVYEIENGQK
- a CDS encoding YrrS family protein, which translates into the protein MYTKLEENRSSRYEKQDKRRKANFVLNILIGIVAILIVLVASQLLRNPPSNEQATTNQENESSAPASDDKNQSGGEDPGSNDDSNETANDQDDQADKDNDEGNSDKSDSDDPFAGAKVTEGGSSSDVEQTIVNPEWKAVGTEQTGDHVATYDDSSKDWAEMLKAMSYATGVSEDKMTVVWLGNNGGPQDAKGTIKDKESGEKYKVEITWEDGNGWKPTKVEKLKS
- the mtnN gene encoding 5'-methylthioadenosine/S-adenosylhomocysteine nucleosidase, with the translated sequence MKIAVIGAMEEEVSILRDSLKFTKQEVLTGYEFTSGRYQDKEVVLLKSGIGKVNAAVSTTLLLDHYQPDFVINTGSAGGFHHTLNVGDVIISSDVRHHDVDVTVFNYEYGQVPGMPAAFAADDRLIMLAEKGAETLKPLQVVKGTIATGDSFMNDPERVNFIRSKFPDLYAVEMEAAAVAQVCCQFKTPFVVIRSLSDIAGKESEISFEQFLETAAANSTQLVKRMLEQL